The genome window GGATGCGGCGCAAGTCCCAGGGCCCAAAGGCAAAATCGAAGAGCACCACCTTGGCCTCGGTGTTGATGCCACAGCCCCAGTAGGGCCGCCCCAGCCAGGTCTCGGTCTCGCCCAGTTTGTTGGGCCAGTCCAGGTGCAGCCCGATCACCCCCGCGGGCCTTCCTTCGGCCTCGATGATGAAAAAACCCTCCTTGGTCTGCAGATGCCCCAGGTACTGGTAGGTTTCGTCGGGGCTCTGGTGGGGGTTCCAGTAGACAAAGGGAGCCATCTCGGGGTCGGACATCAGCGCGAACAGCGCCTCGGTGTCCTCGAGCCGAGGGGGGCGGAGCAGAAGCCGGGGGCCGCGCAGTTCCATGTGCTCCTAGCATACGAAAAAAAGACCCGCCGAAGCGGGTCTTTTAGAGGATTGCAGCCTAAGGACGGGCCAGCGTAATCACCGGCGAAGTCCAGCTTTCCCAGTGGGCCGGGTTGTTCTCG of Meiothermus sp. contains these proteins:
- a CDS encoding GNAT family N-acetyltransferase, whose protein sequence is MELRGPRLLLRPPRLEDTEALFALMSDPEMAPFVYWNPHQSPDETYQYLGHLQTKEGFFIIEAEGRPAGVIGLHLDWPNKLGETETWLGRPYWGCGINTEAKVVLFDFAFGPWDLRRIQAIAHVHNPRSQRALEKLGFQREGLLRRWRWIRGEPWDFYMYSLLPEEWMSSRPPIFY